TCGGTATTTTCACCGTAACCCTGGGCCTGGCCGTGGCCGGTTATGTGTTTATTCCCAAGGGATTTTTCCCGGTACAAGACACCGGCTTTATTCTTGGCACCAGCGAGGCGGCGGCCGATGTGTCCTACCCGGATATGGTGGCCAAGCACCAAGCCCTGGCCGAGATCATCAAGGCTGACCCGGCGGTGGAAAACTTCTCCCACTCCGTGGGTGTCACCGGCAGCAACCAGACCATCGCCAATGGCCGCTTCTGGATTGCCTTGAAGGATCGTGGCGAGCGTGACGTGTCGGCCAGCCAGTTTATCGACCGGATCCGCGCCAAACTGGCCCAGGTCCCGGGGATCGTGCTGTACCTGCGCGCCGGCCAAGACATCAACCTCAGTTCCGGGCCCAGCCGCAGCCAGTACCAGTACGTGCTCAAGAGCAACGACGGCGCGACCCTGAACACCTGGACCCAGCGCCTGACCGAAAAACTGCGCGCCAACCCGGCCTTTCGCGATCTGTCCAACGACCTGCAACTGGGCGGCAGCATCACCCACATCAGCATCGACCGCCAGGCCGCCGCGCGTTTCGGCCTGACCGCCACCGATGTGGATCAGGCGCTGTACGATGCGTTCGGCCAACGTCAGGTCAATGAATTCCAGACCGAGACCAACCAGTACCAGGTGGTGCTGGAACTGGACAGCCAGCAACGGGGCAAGGCCGAGAGCCTGAATTATTTCTATCTGCGCTCGCCGCTCAGTGGCGAGATGGTGCCGCTGTCGGCCCTGGCCAAGGTCGATCCGCCGACCGTCGGGCCGTTGTCCATCAGCCATGACGGGATGTTCCCGGCGGCCAACCTGTCGTTCAACCTGGCGCCGGGCGTGGCCCTGGGCGATGCGGTGATCATGCTCGACCAGGCCAAGAACGAGATCGGCATGCCAAGCACCATCATCGGTAACTTCCAGGGCGCGGCCCAGGCGTTCCAGAGTTCATTGGCCAGCCAGCCATGGCTGATCCTCGCGGCGCTGGTGGCGGTCTATATCATCCTCGGCGTGCTGTATGAGAGCTTCGTGCATCCGCTGACGATCATCTCGACCCTGCCCTCGGCCGGCCTGGGCGCGCTGATCATGCTATGGCTGCTGGGCCAGGACTTTTCCATCATGGCGTTGATCGGCCTGGTGCTGTTGATCGGCATCGTCAAGAAAAACGGCATCCTGATGATCGACTTTGCCCTGGAAGCCCAGCGCGTGCGTGGGCTGGCGCCTAGCGACGCGATTTATGAAGCCTGTGTCACGCGTTTTCGGCCGATCATCATGACCACCCTCGCCGCCCTGCTGGGCGCGGTGCCGCTGATGCTCGGCGCAGGCCCCGGCGCGGAACTGCGCCAGCCCCTGGGGATCGCGGTGGTCGGCGGGTTGCTGGTGAGCCAGGCGCTGACGTTGTTCACCACGCCGGTCATATACTTGTACCTTGAGAAACTTTTCCACAGACCCAAACCGGCCCTCGGGCTGGCGACCACACATTGAGGCGGGGTCATGCGCGTCCTGATTATTGAAGACGAAGAAAAAACCGCCGACTACCTGCATCGCGGGCTGACGGAACAAGGCTACACGGTAGACGTGGCCCGCGACGGCATCGAAGGCCTGCACCTGGCCCTGGAAAGCGACTACGCGGTGATCGTGCTCGATGTGATGCTGCCCGGCCTCGACGGCTTTGGCGTGCTGCGCGCACTGCGGGCCCGCAAGCAGACCCCGGTGATCATGCTCACCGCCCGCGAGCGTGTGGAAGACCGTATTCGCGGCCTGCGCGAAGGTGCCGACGATTATCTGGGCAAGCCGTTTTCCTTCCTCGAACTGGTGGCGCGCCTGCAAGCCCTGACCCGGCGCAGCGGTGGGCATGAGCCGGTACAGGTGAGCATCGCCGACCTGTGGATCGACCTGATCAGCCGCAAGGCCAGCCGCGCCGGCTTGCGCCTGGACCTGACGGCCAAGGAGTTCTCGCTGCTCAGCGTCCTGGCCCGGCGCCAGGGCGAAATCCTGTCGAAGACAGCGATTGCGGAAATGGTCTGGGACATCAATTTCGACAGCGATGCCAATGTGGTCGAAGTGGCGATCAAGCGCCTGCGGGCCAAGCTCGACGGGCCATTTGAGCACAAGCTACTGCACACCATCCGCGGCATGGGCTATGTGCTGGAGAATCGCAGTGTCGAGTAACTCCATTGCCCTGCGCCTGAGCGGCATGTTCACCCTGGTGGCGCTGGTGATTTTCCTGTTGATCGGTGGCGCGCTGTACCAGCAGGTGGACCGTGGCCTGGGCTTGTTGCCGGGGGCCGAACTGGATGCGCGCTACAGCGTGCTGGAATCGTCGATCACGCGTTTCGGCACGCCGGATCATTGGGTGAAGATGGCCAGCAAACTCAAGCTGCTGGGGGAAGAGGACACACGCATTCGTTTCTGGGTGGTGAGCAGTGACCCGACCTACGAATACGGCAAACCCGACGCACGCATCCGCGAATTCGCCGCCGGCCCCACGGGCAAACGAGATTTGTACCTGCCGGGCCACGCCTATCCGTTCAAGGTGCTGGTCAGTCAGTTCCCGGCCAAGGACCAGCGCCCGCCGCTGCGCTTTATGATCGCCATCGACACCGCCAACTTCCGCGCCACCCAGCACCATCTGCTGATGGCGCTGATCAGCCTGGCGTTTGTCGGCGTCGTGCTGGCTTCGCTGCTGGGCTTCTGGGTCGCGCGCATCGGTCTCAAACCGCTGATCAAACTGTCGGATGAGGCGCAAAAACTGGCACCGCCAAAACTCTCGGGGCGCTTGCAGTTGTCGCCATTGCCACCGGAGCTCAAGCAGTTCGTCAACGCCTTCAACTCAACCCTGGAGCGGGTGGAAACCGCCTACTCACGCCTGGAGTCCTTCAATGCCGACGTGGCCCACGAACTGCGCTCGCCACTGACCAACCTGATCGGCCAGACCCAGGTGGCGCTGACCCGTGGCCGCTCGGCCGAGCATTACTTCGAAGTGCTGCAATCGAACCTGGAAGAGTTGGAGCGCCTGCGCTCGATCATCAACGACATGCTGTTCCTGGCCAGCGCCGACCAAGGCAGCAAGGCCACCAAACTGATTGAATGCTCCCTGGCCGATGAAGTGGCGACGACCCTCGACTACCTGGACTTCATCCTCGAAGACGCCCAGGTGCGGGTTGCAGTGATCGGCGATGCCCAGGTCCAGATCGAAAAGGCCCATTTGCGCCGGGCCCTGATCAACCTGCTGAACAATGCCGTGCAACACACCTCGCCGGGGCAGGTGATCGAGGTGCGGATTGAAGTGCAGGAGCAACAGGTGCTGATCGGCGTGACCAATCCAGGGGAGCTGATTGCCAGCGAACATCTGCCCCGGTTGTTCGAGCGTTTCTACCGCGTCGACGCCTCGCGCAGTAACAGCGGGGCCAATCATGGGTTGGGGCTGGCCATCGTCAAGGCGATTGCATTGATGCATGGCGGGGATGTGTTCGTGCGCAGTGAACACGGTGGCAATACCTTTGGTATCACCCTGCCCATGTGATTTTTTAAACCACCACACAAGCCCATACCCATAGGTAGATCGCCGTCTCGACTGTTGCGATTTGGGCAACAGTCATTATCTTGTTACACTCTGTACCGTACCGCTCGCCTGCGCCAATATGTCGCATCGACGAGCGAGACGGCAAAGACAGCCGACCCGCCCTGCTATTTCCCTCGACTTATTTCCAGGGCTCTACACTGGGAATCTGTCTTAAAGCCGCTGACTTCAGCGGCTTTTTTTTGCCGTAAAAAAGGCCAGGAACACCCCACAACATTGGCCATTTAGACTTACCCAAAGGAGCTCCCCCGGTGAAAACCGCGCTGACATTCACCCCGTTATTCCTCGCGATTGCAGCAACTATCTCCCCTCTCGCCCATGCCGCAGATGCCCCTCCCACCGACGGATTCGTCGAAGGCTCCAGCCTCACAATCAACACCCGCAACTACTACATGAACCGCGACCGCCGCGACATCCACACTGATGACAGCAAAGAGTGGGGCCAAGGCTTTCTCGGGATCTTCGAGTCCGGCTACACCCAAGGCACCGTGGGTTTTGGCCTGGACGTCCATGCCATGCTCGGCCTGAAACTGGACGGTGGCGGCGGTACCGACGGCTCCAGCATCCTGCCGTACGGCAGCGGCAACGGCAAAGCGCCGGGCTCGTTTTCTAGCGGTGGCGGCACCCTGAAAATGCGCGCCTTCGACACCGAACTCAAAGCCGGTGACCTATTTCTCAACAACCCGGTGATTGCCGGTGGCATGACCCGCATGCTGCCCGAGACCTTTCGTGGCGTCAGCCTGACTAATCACAGCCTTGATGGCTGGATGTTCGAAGGCGGCCAGGCGAGTTTTGCCAAGCTCTATAACCAGAGCGGCCACGGGCGTATCGGCACCAGCTATGGCGCGCTGCCCAAGGGCCAGGACAGCCAGCACATGAACTGGGCCGGCGTGGCCTGGAGTGGCCTGCCAGGATTGACCAGCAACCTGTACGCCTCCGAACTCAAAGATGTGTGGAACCAGTACTACTACG
The Pseudomonas hygromyciniae genome window above contains:
- a CDS encoding heavy metal response regulator transcription factor, yielding MRVLIIEDEEKTADYLHRGLTEQGYTVDVARDGIEGLHLALESDYAVIVLDVMLPGLDGFGVLRALRARKQTPVIMLTARERVEDRIRGLREGADDYLGKPFSFLELVARLQALTRRSGGHEPVQVSIADLWIDLISRKASRAGLRLDLTAKEFSLLSVLARRQGEILSKTAIAEMVWDINFDSDANVVEVAIKRLRAKLDGPFEHKLLHTIRGMGYVLENRSVE
- a CDS encoding heavy metal sensor histidine kinase, whose product is MSSNSIALRLSGMFTLVALVIFLLIGGALYQQVDRGLGLLPGAELDARYSVLESSITRFGTPDHWVKMASKLKLLGEEDTRIRFWVVSSDPTYEYGKPDARIREFAAGPTGKRDLYLPGHAYPFKVLVSQFPAKDQRPPLRFMIAIDTANFRATQHHLLMALISLAFVGVVLASLLGFWVARIGLKPLIKLSDEAQKLAPPKLSGRLQLSPLPPELKQFVNAFNSTLERVETAYSRLESFNADVAHELRSPLTNLIGQTQVALTRGRSAEHYFEVLQSNLEELERLRSIINDMLFLASADQGSKATKLIECSLADEVATTLDYLDFILEDAQVRVAVIGDAQVQIEKAHLRRALINLLNNAVQHTSPGQVIEVRIEVQEQQVLIGVTNPGELIASEHLPRLFERFYRVDASRSNSGANHGLGLAIVKAIALMHGGDVFVRSEHGGNTFGITLPM
- a CDS encoding OprD family porin; amino-acid sequence: MKTALTFTPLFLAIAATISPLAHAADAPPTDGFVEGSSLTINTRNYYMNRDRRDIHTDDSKEWGQGFLGIFESGYTQGTVGFGLDVHAMLGLKLDGGGGTDGSSILPYGSGNGKAPGSFSSGGGTLKMRAFDTELKAGDLFLNNPVIAGGMTRMLPETFRGVSLTNHSLDGWMFEGGQASFAKLYNQSGHGRIGTSYGALPKGQDSQHMNWAGVAWSGLPGLTSNLYASELKDVWNQYYYDLDYTYALNDLVSLNPGLHFYHTQETGNALLGDIDNNTYSLHFTVGVGNHAITAAYQRVNGNTPFDYIAQGDSVYLDNSQQYSDFNGPNERSWKLKYAYDFAGLGVPGLTSAVSYISGKTDLTKVDPNSRGYSAWYSADGKNAKHWERDIDLKYVVQGGKAKDLAVRLQWATNRGSNGYSAVDRDVDEYRVIVDYPINVF